The following nucleotide sequence is from Populus trichocarpa isolate Nisqually-1 chromosome 11, P.trichocarpa_v4.1, whole genome shotgun sequence.
tcctttaatttcactattacttcaaattaatctactaaaaacatgtaaaatcacTTGTAATGAGTTCCTATCAATCTATGACACCATTAGTATTATATCCTGTccttaaaagtaattaaaaaccaaatatacATAATTCCAAAACCTTTCTAAATAACcctaaaatgcataaaaaaaattatttaaaatataaggatAGAAAAAACATACCtcaaattggtaaaaaaaaataaagattttgacCATAAATCAAATCTCCTCCTTGAGCTTCCTATCCTTCTCTCTATTGATATGGGTTTTAATCGTATGACAAGATAGAGTGTAAGTTACTATagagtattattttatttttatcctttaaattaatatgtaattactaatatatttattgttacTATAATacccttaattaataaaaaatagaaaatccaatttattattttattttatttattattactattttttttctttcacacttaaaatgaagaaaattgagCCAAGGTCAACTTGGAAATGACAATGAATTTCATTTATACATATCACATgacaaaattgacaaaaacaaattctttatATAAACTTAGCTTGCTTTGAGAGTACTTTGACACTTGCATTGGGATCAATATTCTTATAAATtcctataaattatatttatttatataattatttatttatcaatataatttatttattttttaaaagtctagtttccaattattttttactttcaaaacacaatttattgaatcaaaatatttacTTATTTCCCACAATTCTCTCTCTCCAAGGGTACAGGACATTATTGGCGAACTGTCTCATAGCCATGGAGAGGCCAGATGCAATTATACAAGGAAAGCTTTGTAAGCATTCAAGATGAAATATGCTCTgtctatatatacacacacctgTTGATGTACATTTCAACCTGCTGACATTAACAGATTAAATGTAGAAAAAGTACCACTTCCTGATTCTTCAGTTGCAGTTTGGGTGAACACAAGTTTGAGTCGTTCATGCGCTGCATATGCAATTGTAGATACTCCAGGAAGAGAAAAGGATGCGTTAGATATGATCTGTATATTCGAGTCGATGCACTTAAATTTGTACTTGTTTTGCGCTGAATTTCCCAATAAAAACTACTATTTTCAGAAAcatttttcataaacaaaaatattagtgAGAAAAGGCGTCTGATCCTCAAAGTTATTGTCTTTGTTCCGTTTCAATCACAATTGAGTTCTCTGTACTCTTCTCATTCTCATGCAGAATGCAAGGGCATCAAATGGTTCTCTTGAAAAGGAATTGCTGACCGTTCTTGTTCCAACTGTGGGTTCCACATGGCTGATCATTAGCATATTTGGTTATTTGTGGCTCAGGAACAGAGGAGAAAAAGGTAAAGACAAAGCAAGCATCAAAACAGAAGGTAGATAGAGTAACTGTCCATAAAAGAATAGTTGACGAACACCACACCTATAGCATTCCATATGATGATGCTGTTAGGTTTCTTCCTCGACACTAGGCAGAATGGATCAGTTGTTTAGAATCAGGATAGGAGTTTTAGCAGTGGGTACGTCTAGTGCTGAAGAGCTATCTGTTGTGATGTAtaacatatttgttttcattacaAATCTAATGGAACTTCATATCAGCAATTATTCAGACAGTACAGCTTCAGCGACTAGCAATTTCAGAAATTGTCACCTCATTTACAGAACACTGTCCATCTTCTACGTCTAATGCTATATCAGGATTATTGTCAGATTTTCTAAAGAGGAATGCAGGTTGTTTTGGAGAAGGAATCTCTGTTTCGCTACTCAACATAAAAACAACCGCCAACATAGATGGTCTGTCCGTGGCATCTTCTTGCACGCACAGCAGACCAATTTGTATGCATTTCAAGGCTTCACGCGGATCATACAACTCCGTCAGTGATGGATCAACTATCTCCAATGCTTTGTCTTCTCTCCACAATTCCCACACCTGTGTTGTTCATATAAATCATTAGCATACAAGAAATAAGAGCAGACAACATCTAAAATTGTGAACAATGAAATTCAGCCAAGAGCACACATGGCTCTCTTATAACTCACATATCCAATCAAGGTCAAAGGAGGATTCTGTTGATAAAATCTGTTGTTCTTCTTGCCACTCACAATCTCTAGCAACACGACCCCAAAACTGAAAACATCTGATTTTACAGAAAAGTTTCCAAGCACAGCATATTCTGGTGACATATAGCCACTGCATCAGAAAAACAAGAATCTGAAGTTTTAGTATTTCTGGTAATCAATGATAGTACTTTGTCACTCGGTCTTTGTTTTAGGCAAATGTACTTACAATGTTCCTACAACTCTCCTGGTCCTATCTTCAGTTTGGTTGCCTTCAAATATTTTTGCCATTCCAAAATCTGATATTTTTGGGTTCATCTCTGCATCCAGTAGAATGTTGCTACATTTTAAATCCCTGTGAATGATTCTCAACCTGGAATCTTGGTGAAGATATAAAATCCCACGAGCTATTCCAACAATAATATCGAAGCGTTTTCGCCAATCCAATAACAATCTTCTGCTTTCATCTgttgaaacaattatttttcaaacaggTAAAATTTGACAACTAGAGTAAATCAGGGCAATAAATACTTGAAGAGACTTACGGAAAAGAAACGAGTCCAAGCTTTTGTTTGGCAAGTATTCATAGATTAACATTTGTTCTCCATCCTGATTGCAGTAACCTAGAAGTTTCACAAGATTCCTGTGTTGAAGCTTTGCAATTACCATAACTTCATTTTTAAACTCTTCTATTCCTTGTCTTGAACTTCTAGATAACCTTTTTATTGCAACCTCCAGTCCATTAGCTAGCAGACCCTAAAATCATGTTACAAgaatatggtaaaaaaatacctttaagGTGACTCATATGTCAATAACAATTAAGGTTGAAAGTCCATTGGACGGCCAATTACATCCATGATAAATGGAGATgcaaaaattaagttatatataaaGGGTTcttaatctattaaaaaaaatagttatgaaAAGTTTTGTATTTTCCATCCGCGTAGTAAACCTAAAGTTTCACATGGATTAGGGTCTGTTTGTTTACGCGGTTGCGGCTGCGTTTTAAATAAACCGTAGATTTAAGCTGTTtggtaaagataaaaatgagaTTTATTGTTCATGGGCCCCATTGTTTTCTGCGTTGCAAACGCAAGGGGAGAAGAAGCAGCTTGGAGCTGCTTTTTTTGCAAACTGTGTTACAGCACAGTAACCAGAGGCGCGCAACTTTTTCTTCTGCTTCCAGTAACTAGAGGCGCGCAACTTTTTCTTCTACTTCCAGTAACCAAAGGCGcacaacttcttcttcttctgcacttccatgtctccactgttcacgtgaacagtggagacatggaagtgcagaagaagaagaagaagaaggagaatgaGGGGCTGGGGAAAACAGGGAAAGAGTCCAACTCCTGCACCAAGCAAACAATGAAAAGAGAAGGAGCAGAACAGAGGAATAGAAAAGTGCTCCACTTTCATCTTCCTCCCGCTTTGCTTTTATCAATATTACACTattcaagtgaattttaattcacttgaacagtgtagCAACACACGTGAATTTAGTACACGAGTGTTgctttgcccagccgggtcactggcttgggccagtgatcgggccgggctggctgggtttAGCCCAGCCTATATGGGTTGGACCAGGTCCAATCCAAACCTAAAAGCATTGACCCAGGTCTGTTccaaacctaaatgcattgaactgGGTatgacccagtaaaataaaaaaatccaaaaaaatttcacagatattgtgttttatttgaaaaactaatgtTTAACATAATTCAATGGCACTATATAATTACATTTGAAGGAGATTgtatgatgacgtagcatttgtagaatttgatcgcaattccaattttgttcttgatgatattttacctgatgttattGCACGCTCAGGAAACCATGGAAACTGTAAtccttgttggatagatttcatACGTGATAAAATTACATATAATTTTatgcaacaataaaatataatttatataaagtattgtttattttatgatgtaatatcAGTACTTAAATCGataatatttcaatgaaaaaccaccaatattaatatatgtcttttttaattattttataaccttagtTTAAAAgatattctttaattaaatacattaaattactttttgttgaacctcaatttcaaccacagttttaaccaaacatatatttttccaaaccaacctcaactaaaagtactttttataaaacaacttttttcaaaccacaaccacaacagctaccgcaataccaaacacagaCTCTTTATTCTTAATACCACAAAGATTTTTGAACAATTATTTCAACACATAATGAATCATTATAGGAGGCATGTATcctattaattttctattatgTACATGCATATATGCATGCCATATTGATGTTATCCTAGATGTTGTATTAGAGTAGAGTCTTCTCCATTCATGGCTtgtaaaaatgagtttttggagTATCTTTTAGTCCAACATCAAAGTCAAACTCTTGAAAATATTCAACATAATCATTAGAAATTATTGGTCTCCTTGTTTGAACTAAGTGCCCTTGAATTGATTAgtgtttaaaattatctaaataatttttttgaacaataactaattttttttttatctttatgcaacccatttaaatattatgtttcctcaaattttatccttttagcaAAATCACTCCTATTGAAATTGAGATCCTTGATAAATTTAGCATTTCTTGCCTTAACTATTCATGCAttatgagaagaaaaataaaacatatatccTTCAGAGTTCACTATATAACCAATGAAATATCTACTAATTATTCTTGGGTCTAATTTCTATAGTTGAGGATTATTAATCCTTACCTCAAAAAATTGGACTTCTATCTATTTCATAATTCAAAAGGTATCTTAACACATTTTTAGGATGAAAccctattttaaaatatatacaacAATCTTTAATTCTAACTCTATAAAGACATTGGTAAATTAAAAGTACCAATTATGTTCCTTACCATGTCTATAAGTGTACGATTCCTTCTTTTAGCTACATTATCTTATTGTGGTGTGTTAGACATTGTATATTGTACAATAATGCCCTCTCCTTTAAGGCAATGAACCAGACATTTATCAATTTTCGTGTATCTACCATAATACTCTCCATCTCTATCTGACCTTACAaacattatgatatatttttttctccaccTTAACCTTATAGGTCTTAAAAGCATCTAATGCTTCAGCTTTATCAAATAAAAGACATAGATACATAAATCTACTAGAATGATCATCAATGAATAAGgtgaaatatatttgattatttaagcATAGAGTAATAAATAGTCCACAAATGTCAGTACATatgatttcaaaaattttagCATAACACCTTTAATGGTATTGTTAGTTTGCTAACCCTTTATGCAATCTACACAAAtaccaaaatcaataaaattaagagtGTTTAAAACTATATCATTCactaatcttttaattatttcaatgaaGATGTGATCTAATCTTTTATACCAAAACATAAATGAATTCTCATCCATTTTgctctttttaattatagaatCAACATGCATTGATAAATAGTTGAGTTTAAAAGTAGAGTCTAgattgattttatataaatcattaattaacgTTCCACCACTAGTAGaaagtttagtttttaaaatactaaaaacattttcatcaaacaaaaatcCATAACCAACATCACAAAAtctagaaattaaaaaccaaatttttagaaaatggTGGAACATAGAAGAatttttcaaatccaaaataagtccagattttaaaattaatctagaaGTCCCCACAACTTCAACTTCAAAGCGTATCTAGTTTCTTGAATAGATgtcttcttcattttcctttagcttttttagtgtaatattttaaaagaaagaaaggttttaataaaaaaatggcaaGAATATCTTTGAATGAGTAGATATTAGATATAAATGAATGAGAGAGATTTTGATAATTGCACAAAACTTGTTAAATATAATAAGAAGagtaagacaaaaaaaagaaagagatttaaGTGTTTGACTATAATTTCTTTTAGCTAATAGTCTagacatttattattattattattattagatattaaattgatgttttgtgcagataaggtattattttctatatctattgggatatatgatttatttgttcATTAAGTGTTTATTTTAATGATGCAATAAATTGTAATACATGAAAGGAAATACTTGATTATAAAATGAAATCACTATGATTtatatgttgtattttttatttaagtactATATATTTTGAACTCTAGAAAAATATCGTTACTTCTCTGTTCATGTCATGTGGGCTaagtggaaaaataataataaaaatattcttaaatttacCAATATATACCatgtagattttaaattaactgACAATTAAAGCTTAGAACTCATTGAACTAACTCTAGTAGAAGGCCAAGTACATCCATGATTGATAAATGGAGGGGTAAAAATTTAGGTTATCTGTAAAGGGTCCATattctagcaaaaaaaaaaaaaaaagttatgaaaagCCATGTGTCTTCCATCCAATTAGTAACTCTAAAACTTTACAtgaattaaaagattttattattattgaaaccacaaaaatagatttctgtacaattatctcaatatttaatCAATCATTACACCAAGAGGAATGTATCCTATTAATTTTGTACCGTGTTTATATGCCTGGCGTATTAAAGTTTTCTTACATATTAAGCATCTAAACTACCAATAagctagaaaaaacaaatctgtaTTATTGAGAACACATTTAATTTTCAGCTAGAAAATGAATTGAGAAACTCTACCTTataaaccgagccaaaaccaccTTGCCCGAGTTCGTTAGCTGGAGAGAAATTGTTTGTGGCCGCCATTATGGTGCTGAGCTTGAAACATTCCGATTCAGTAGAATTGCTGTTTATCTGCAGCTCGGTACCTGGTTTTTTTGCCCATGAATCAAAAAGTGAACTTCTCCTCATAACCAGAGGAGAATAAATACATGACTAGGGAAGCAAATCCAAATAGAGATTTGAGAGTCTTGTCTTACCTTTTTTTGCCCCCTTCTTGAGCCGCAAATAAGCAGTTAGGCTAATGAGAAACAACAATAATGCAATTGATGGTGCTAAAATGGCCTGCATCGTTTTTTCCCGAGAACCATTTAGCTTCCTTGTATTACCAGCTGCATGAGAATGAAAACAATAACGATTAACTCCAGACGAAAAACCACTCCCTTCTCCTATGGAAACATGGCAAGACATATGGCAAAGGCTGTCCCCTTCGGCACCTAATAAGTATCTATATCGTTTCTTTCACGTAGTACACAGCTTATTAAGTACAGTCTAGAGCAGTGACAAGAATAGAAAAGCTCttataaatcaatatttgtAATCACAATCCTTTGAAATTGTTACGGAGAAGAAAAAGGGTACCTAATTCATATGCATCAACACGAACATACAGATCATGACTTTCAATCCTATCATATTTAATGTCTACTAATTCCTTGTGCCAATTCAAACAACCATCCCCTTTTCCGGGAATCACAATGACAGCGTAAGCAGAGCATGAACAATTCCTCTTGCATTCCAGTTCACAGTACTCTGCACGACTCTTGCTCATGTCCACCCAAGCTGCAGCTGAAGTGTCCGGAAGAATTACATTTTCCACCTTCACAAACCCTTCTCCATGATCGCACACCGAAGATGTCTGTAGCCGCTTCCTGACACAACCACCGGACCCATCTCTCAATGACCATTCCATTGGGTTCTTGGGCTCGAACCCAGGTAAACAGGCACATCCAAAAGCATTATAATTGGCAAGTTCACACGTACTATAAGCACCACAGTATCCATAATAGTCGCACTGTAACTGAGGGGACTTCCAGTATTCCTTCCACCGACCATCACTTTCTCGCCATGTTAACATCTTTAGAAGTCCTGAATGATCCACTATTAGTCTTACCAGATAATAACCATCAGGAACTGTTGATTGACAGTATATTTCGTCTGGATCATTtacaaaaacgcttttgaatgTGCCCATCTGACTTCTCCATGGCCAAGGGGGAGCTCTAGTAATTGGCTTTGTACCATTATAGAGAAAGAATTGTGGTGAACCATTTGGGTTGATCCTAATTGAAAAGTCTCCAATTCCAGGGTCATCAGCTGATCTCCATGATGTTAGGAACCGATCAGTTCCTAATTTTCGATCCAGCCCCAGTTTCATTCCAGGTAGCTGTATGTTAGTAGGATAATCGAAGCTCTGCCATACAATTTTTCTGCTTCTTTTCCTGACCAGTATCAAATTCCCAGAATCCAAGAGTTGAGCTTCACAAGTATCATTTTCTTCCACTGAAACATTGGTAGACCACACTAGAAGCTTTTGGTCATCTTTACGATAGAGAACGAGGTTACCAAATTGGTTTATGAAGAGAAAGCCAGAGGAACCAATGATTGGATCGTTCCTGTTTGCAACCCACACCACAGTTTGTTCTGGTATTTTATGGTACCAAATTCCAAGATATCTATTGGTTGAACTGCCAGGACTGAAAAATCCTAGTGCGAAAATATTTCCTTTGGAGATAAGAAGGTCACCTTCTTTAATGGTTTGGTTGGTCTTTAAGGATTCTTGGGATGTACAAGATAAGAATTGGAgcattataagagaaaaaagcaGGAATAGTTTTTCAGCTTCCATGATGAGGCAAACTGGACCTTGGCTTTTGGACATGTGAAATGTTGCTTGCAGACAAGTCTGACAAGAGAAGTTATTTTGGGATCCACCTCGCTTAACTAGGCATTTTTTTCATGGGTTTTTCTTTGCAACCTTCAAGATCTAGACCATGACTTGTCTAGTCCTTTTTATACTACACCCTCATTTGGTATTGCGtagcaaaatttatttatttttatttaaaattaatttttttcatgtttttagatgatttttttgtcaaaaatattttaaaaaaataaaaaatatatattttaatatatttttgagtaaaaaatattttaaaaaataatcgctacCATACTACTAATGTAAAACCCgagaacaaattatatataaaaaagaggatttataataatttaaattttgttataaaatagaataatgtaattacagaaaataataataatgatgataaaaatttattagttttggagaacaaaaaaaatggcttaattgataaaaaaaagagaaagataggGTCAAAATGGAATTTAGAAGAAATGGTTGGGTAATTATAATGTTATGTTTAGAATACTAAATTGTATTGtgttatttatgaaattttagtgtttggaTGGTTGTTTTAATCACTAACTTATGCATGTGATATGAGATGGAGATTGAGTATGAAGATTTGTCCTAAGTATATTCTCGAATGAATTAAATGGTTGATTTGTACCAGTTGGATGTGATTATAGGTGGGATGTGATTATAAATATATGCAGGGTAAATTATCGATAACTTGGAACCTCCCGGTATCAGAaagacttaataaaaaaataaataaataatatattccaTTTACTCCTTATGTGGAAGTTAAACGGATAATTTAACTTATAAGGCTGTTACAACTAGACGCTCCTGCATGTACTCCACATAAGACACAATAATTGTctttagtgataaaaaaaattttctttcctaattttgagttttattttaaaaaataataattgaaaaacatgtttatttgttgaaaataaaaacaatttgtttccACTCAAAAAGAACCTTAAAACTATAATTGCTTTTCCTACAAAATCAAtaccataatttataattattatttttatatttgtgataattaaatcataaatatttattttattttttaaaattaaaaattatcatgaaaaaattatattattaactaaaaaaactctataaattaaCATATGTTCTCCACCCTAAATGCAACAGCCTAGAAGCTTCACAAGTTCATGCGGTGAAACTTTGCAATTACTGTGACTTTAGTTTTAAATTCTTCTCCTGAATTTCTAGACaaccttttaagttttaacgGTAGAGAATGGTGGAGACAAAGTCCCACCATTCTAGTACAGGACCGCTCCCTTTCGGTGGGTTGTTGGCAGTCATGTTCAACAGTAAAAATGGTTGGAGAGGTTGTAAATTGGCAGGATTAATCTTTGTCCCCATACGAATCTAAGTTCATAACCGGCGATACAAGAGTTGTGTGGAAATAATATCTTCCTTGTGCTAAGTCTCTTAGCGGATATATCtagttatttaaatatataaaatattttataatttttaaaagtattatattttttaaaattaataaaatcaaatgataatttaaaatttcttattagtaattaaagcaaaaacaataattcataaTACTTATTATATtgtcaaaatctaaaattaattaaaacaagttaaTAGTGGGGCATCTAAGATatcgaatcaaaactaaaaagaaagcaTCGTGAAACAAGCAATGCATACGGAtcaaaactgaagaagcaggAACACTCAACAAACTCCACCTACTaacagaaactaagaaccttaaataatattaaaaataaggggtgtgttcaaccaactcaataagaaaataatatttaatatacattttagatattaatagtcAGCAAGttgatttatcttgatatacatatacatactaagTATATAATCAGAAAGTAATGAAATACATAtcagagatcagatgacacTCAAATGTGATCACTTCGGGAGGATTAATCGTCATAGGCTgatgcctctctcaccagctaggtatacaGAATATTATGTGCATATAGTCTgttagcatggagttactgacaagtcctATATGaaggcataatagatatttgcaaaatcatcaaagaaatgtATATCATATCCaataaaatttagttaaataGAATACAAATGTAAATTCAAGAATATATgagtactaaaaaaataaagcaacatatataaatattcaagaaattaactagtcgtactcatcatataatcaatgtacatatttatttatattacatgcatattaaagattatctcaCTCACTcggaaaatatagaaataaaaggaatattAGATGAAAGACCCGAAAAAACTATTGAGGATCATTAGCAAAACCTACAATAAATATACGAAATATACTaaaaacacaacacaatttaAAGATTCCACTGTATGAAACAAAACCAGGTTTACTCTCCTAtgtttagggactaaaacaataattttccaaaacagggaccaaaacataattttaccaaaattgaaggactaaactGTAAATACATAATCATACTAAAATTTCACCTATAAACCATCCTCAGTTCTTTCCAAAacaaaccaaggaccaaactataattttttttaaatttcatggactaaaatgtaaattctcaaaattaagggatcaaactgaaaatattccaaatcaattatcagaccgagattcatcatccttaacctcataataacacttatcagaatctcaaaatacatttaagggtcaaattataattttttcaaagtttagggactaaactataatttttataaatcaatgaccaaaataaaatttcatcatcttcaacctcaatacCATTATGTCCAGATTTTCTAAAAAGGttgaaatgaatttcttaacacataaaaatcaatttaaacaaatcaactcacaaatgtttatttttaacaacacaCTCAAAATTCATCACTTGACCTTAAACCCCTAATAATCATGAATGAATCTTAAcaatataaacttcaaatccttataaaccctaatctcttctttaattcttccataaacaaatcataatcaaAAGTAATATGAGAGAGAACCACTTGCTACTTCCACCTTTATTGAACccaaaaactcaatattaaaaactgAAATACTTGGTTTGATAAGGGGAGGGTCACAACATCCATAAaaattagaagagagaaaaataattctctTACAACTTTTTCTTATATACTTAGGTTAGCTTAGGTTGGGTTTAAGCTGACTTGAGCTTGGATTTGAACCAAAAGTTGGGTTTTACAATACTTCCCCCGTTAAACAAAATTTGTCATTGAATTTAAACTTTAAGAACCGAAGTCTTACCATCAAGTTCAAACAAGTATGGATACTTGTTGAGAATTTCCTCCTTAAGCTCCCACGTCACTTCTTCACGCAGGTGTCTGCTCCACACAACCTTAACCGATACGATTTCCTTCGATCAAAGTTTTCCACCTTTTCGATCCATTATTTCCACCGATTGAACTTCGTATGATATATCTTCCCTCAACTCAACCGGTTGAACTTCCAGCACATGAAATGAATCAGACAAATGCTTCCTTAACATCAAAACATGAAACACTACATGTATAGAGGATAGATCAGGCAGCAAGGCAAGCCGATATGCCACTACCCCTACTTTTTCCAAGATCTCAAAGGGTCCTATAAACCTTGAACTCAACTAACATTTCTTCCCAAATTTGAATATTCCTTTAATTAGGGAGAGTTTTAGGAACATTTTGTCACCCATTAAAAATTCTAGATTATGCCTCCTCTTACCTGCATAATTCTTTTGCCTATTCTGAGCTGTTTAAAGCTTATCTCGGATCACCTTAATCTTATCTAAAGTAATCTGTATTAACTTGGGACCCATTAATCTTCTCTCACCAACCTTATACCAACATACAAGTGATCTACACTTCTGGCCATACAAAGTCTCATAAGGACCCATATCAATGCTCGCTTGATAACTATTGTTATATGCAAACTTCACCAAAAACAAGTACTTGCTTCATTCGACACCTAAGTCAATCACACAATCTCTTAACATATCCTCTAGAATTTGTATAGTTCTCTTAGACTATCTTTCTGTCTGAGGATGAAAAGTAATACTTAACTGAGCGTTCATCACGAAAGCTTCCTGAAACTTCACCCAAAACTGAGAAGTAAATTGTGGATCTATGTCAAACACAATTAAGATCGGCACACTGTGCAACCTTATGATCTCATTAACATAGATTTCTACCAGTTTTGCAAACCTATAAGTCACCTTTACTAACAAGAAATGAGCTAACTTGGTCAAACAATCAACTACCACCCAAATCGAATTGTAACCTTCTTGACTCCGAGGAAAACCCGACA
It contains:
- the LOC18102911 gene encoding G-type lectin S-receptor-like serine/threonine-protein kinase RKS1 isoform X19, which codes for MSKSQGPVCLIMEAEKLFLLFSLIMLQFLSCTSQESLKTNQTIKEGDLLISKGNIFALGFFSPGSSTNRYLGIWYHKIPEQTVVWVANRNDPIIGSSGFLFINQFGNLVLYRKDDQKLLVWSTNVSVEENDTCEAQLLDSGNLILVRKRSRKIVWQSFDYPTNIQLPGMKLGLDRKLGTDRFLTSWRSADDPGIGDFSIRINPNGSPQFFLYNGTKPITRAPPWPWRSQMGTFKSVFVNDPDEIYCQSTVPDGYYLVRLIVDHSGLLKMLTWRESDGRWKEYWKSPQLQCDYYGYCGAYSTCELANYNAFGCACLPGFEPKNPMEWSLRDGSGGCVRKRLQTSSVCDHGEGFVKVENVILPDTSAAAWVDMSKSRAEYCELECKRNCSCSAYAVIVIPGKGDGCLNWHKELVDIKYDRIESHDLYVRVDAYELANNTWKSNASHEKTMLAILVPSIASLCFLISLSAYLWLKKRAKKGTELQVNSNSTELEYFKLSTITVATNNFSPANKLGQGGFGSVYKGLLANGLEVAIKRLSRSSRQGIEDFKNEVMVIAKLQHRNLVKLLGYCNQDGEQMLIYEYLPNKSLDSFLFHESRRLLLDWRKRFDIIVGIARGILYLHQGSRLRIIHRDLKCSNILLDAEMNPKISDFGTAKIFEGNQTEDRTSRVVGTFGYMSPEYAVLGNFSVKSDVFSFGVMLLEIVSGKKNNRFYQQDPPLTLIGYVWELWTQDKALEIVDPSLNELYRRREAFKCIQIGLLCVQEDAADRSSMLAVVFMLSNETEIPSPKQPAFLFRKSDNNPDIALDVEDGQCSVNEVTITEIACR